CGCGACACCGTCCGCGCCCTGCAGCGCTACCTGAACGCTCGCTGACGCCTCGCGCGCTGGCCGAACGGGGTCCTGCCCACCTCATCGTGGGCAGGACCCCGTTCGTATGCCGTGCGCCGACCCTGTGGGTTGCGGGCACCGGCGGGTGTGCCGGGTACGATTTCGGCGATCCCGCGGCATCGGTGCGGGCTCGCCGGCGTGGCGCAATTGGCAGCGCACCTGTCTTGTAAACAGGTGGTTAGGGGTTCGAGTCCCCTCGTCGGCTCTCTGGCCAGCGACGAGGTGCCTCCCCGCGCCCGCTGGGACCGGCCCACCGGGCTCCCCCGGATGCTGGTGCAGCACGGGACGGGCGATGAAACTCAGCCGAGCTGCTGCCGGTGGGCGGTGTTGATCCGCTCGGCGAGGGCAGCGAGCTTGGTGTTGGTCCGGCTCGAGGCGCTGCGCAGGATGGCGAAGGCCTCCTCGTCATCGACCGAGTGGGCGGCCATCAGCAGCCCGACCGCCTTCCCGATCTCACGGTTGCTGTCCAGTCCCCGGCGCAGGCTCTCGACACTGGACAGGTGCTCGGCGGCCGCGAGCGCCACCGAGGTGAAGGCCGCCAGCATGGCGCCGACACCGACCGACTCCTCGGTCAGGGCTCCCGGGGTGTCGGAGAAGATGTTCAGGGCTGAGCGTCCGCCGGCTCCCTGCTGGAGCCTGAACCCGAGCATGCCGCGGATCGGCGTCCTGCTCAGCGTGAGCTCGGCGAGGACGGGCCACGTCGATGACGAGGCGATGTCCTCGTCGCGTTGGACGGAGTCCCCGACGATGCTGTCGAGGCACGGCCCCTCCTGTGCCTCGCTCTCCAGGCTGTCCATGAGGCGCGCCACGGCATCACTGGCCGCGAGCGTGCGCAGCCGCATGCCCTTCTCCAAGGTGGAGATGCAGGCGTGATCGGCTCCCGGCACGATGTCGAGCGCTGCGCGGCAGATGGCGTCCAGGACCTCTTGGGAGCTGGATCCGGTGTAGACGAGCTCGGCGAGGGAGGCGAACGCCTCAGTGGACTCGCGGGGGATGGGCTCCTGCATGCGTCCAGTATCTCCGGCCAGCACGGTCGAACTGCGCGGAACCACCCCTTGGACCCGGACCGTCGAGGACGGCCCGGGTCCAAGGGGGCAGGTACTAGGCAGCCCCGGGCCGGGGCGCGACCGCGGCTCCTCCGCAGGGCTCCGCCGGCCCGCTGCCGTCGTGCCCGCTGCCGTCGTGCCCGCTGCCGTCGTGCCCGTGAGACGTCTTCTCGGCATGGGCCTCGATGGACACCTGGGCCGTCCAGACGTGACCGTGGTTGCAGGCGAACAGCACCTCCCCGCCGCTGACGAAGATGCTCAGGTCGCCATCGTCGTCGGTGTGCTTCATCCGCGTGGTCATGGCGCGGCCGCGGCGTGTGCGCCGTGGGAGCGCGACAACCCGAACGCGTCCGGGTAGAGCGTCTGGGCCTTGCTCAGCAGGTCCTGCTCGCGGCTGGTGCTCAGCACGCCCTCGAGCTTCTGCTGGGTCCGCTTGACCTCGGTCATGGCCTGGGCGGCCTTGGCCTCGGCGTGCTCGCGACCGGCGGCTCCGAACCAGTAGCCGAGCGCGGTGGTGAGCAGCGGCAGGACGACCAGCAGGACGTCCTTGGCCCGCTGGTAGGTGTCGAGCACGTGCCCTTGGCCGTCCCACGTGGGGACCGACGAGATCTGGCCTGCGACGGCCAGGAGCCAGTAGGCGGTGATGACGAAGAGGATTCCCGTGATCATCGCCCTGATGTACATCGCTGTTCTTTCCATGGCACCCCCCTGGTTGCACGCTCAAGGCTGCACCCACTTCAGTAGGCCGTAACTCATGCAAATGCATGAGGGACGGTCAATTTTTGGTATCAGTGCCTTCGTTTGAGTTTCTTCCTGTCCCTTTGAGGGCTCTTGTGTCGAGAGTCTGCCCGGTGGTCGCGGTCGCGCTGAGACGCGGCGCGCGGTGCGGCACGGGTGCGCGGCGCGGCATACACGCAGCCCTTCGACGAGAAGGCGGGTCCCCCTGGACGGTGTGCTCGGACGTGCGTCAGTCGAAGCCCAGCGCCCTCGGCAGGGCCGGGCCGAAGCGGCGGACCAGCTCGGCATAGCGCTCGTGCTCCACGGACAGCTCCTCGAGCTCGTCCTCGGTCTCACCCACGTCGGTGTCCGGGTGCCGCGTCGGCCCCACGCCGGGCTCGATGGAGACCGGCGCGGTCCACGCGTGGCCCCTGTCGCAGGCGAACAGCACGAGGTCCCCGCTGA
This Knoellia sp. p5-6-4 DNA region includes the following protein-coding sequences:
- a CDS encoding GAF and ANTAR domain-containing protein → MQEPIPRESTEAFASLAELVYTGSSSQEVLDAICRAALDIVPGADHACISTLEKGMRLRTLAASDAVARLMDSLESEAQEGPCLDSIVGDSVQRDEDIASSSTWPVLAELTLSRTPIRGMLGFRLQQGAGGRSALNIFSDTPGALTEESVGVGAMLAAFTSVALAAAEHLSSVESLRRGLDSNREIGKAVGLLMAAHSVDDEEAFAILRSASSRTNTKLAALAERINTAHRQQLG